A single window of uncultured Pseudodesulfovibrio sp. DNA harbors:
- a CDS encoding MFS transporter — MTKLFNGPKFHTAHKMFLLATMYFCQAIPLGYIFGSLPVIMREDNVSLVRIGGLFILHLPWAFKFLYASWVDHHYIPILGRRRSWIFPLQWFAAILLLVAAQTPPDTAYNSMFLVLLLLNTVMATNDIAVDGYASDILEEHERSWGNTIQAGARYVGLFLGGGLMLTLHHSLGWKALCIVLSIVVFLFSLPVLFHREILPVYRKYSKQKEQPAGVRAFLRRRDVLWLLPVLIAPTAFAFSSIQMRAPLFVDLGLNSVTLGKIMMHYAVPLGMAGTVATAWFLNRFGPRAFLRLFCIGTILLGVYAVRLSLAGVVTLWEAGVILSVDNILMGGINVWGFTLMMRVSVGRNSGTGFAVLSSLFILVPLVAAPLTGKLGDISGFPFLYTLLTGLMVVGFIIAETALWLSRKGGQHAAFAKVVGSPLEEVSRR, encoded by the coding sequence ATGACCAAGCTGTTTAATGGGCCGAAGTTTCATACGGCCCACAAAATGTTTTTGCTGGCCACCATGTATTTTTGCCAAGCTATCCCCTTGGGGTATATCTTTGGCAGCCTGCCGGTGATCATGCGTGAAGACAATGTGTCTCTGGTCCGTATCGGTGGGCTTTTTATCCTGCATCTTCCATGGGCTTTCAAGTTCCTTTACGCCTCTTGGGTAGATCATCATTACATCCCTATTCTGGGACGTCGGCGCTCGTGGATATTCCCTTTGCAATGGTTCGCTGCAATTCTTTTGTTGGTTGCTGCGCAGACCCCGCCGGACACGGCCTATAATTCAATGTTTCTGGTGTTGTTGCTGTTGAATACCGTGATGGCAACAAATGATATTGCCGTGGACGGCTATGCCTCGGATATACTGGAAGAACATGAGCGTTCATGGGGTAATACAATTCAGGCAGGAGCGCGGTATGTTGGGTTGTTTCTCGGTGGTGGATTGATGCTTACCTTACATCATTCTTTGGGGTGGAAGGCCTTGTGCATTGTTCTGTCTATCGTGGTATTTTTGTTCAGCCTTCCTGTATTGTTTCATAGGGAGATTTTACCGGTTTATCGTAAATACTCGAAACAAAAGGAACAGCCTGCCGGAGTCCGGGCTTTTTTGCGTAGAAGGGATGTCCTCTGGCTATTGCCTGTCCTCATTGCTCCGACGGCCTTTGCTTTTAGCAGCATCCAGATGCGCGCTCCGTTGTTTGTGGATCTCGGATTGAATTCTGTCACTTTGGGCAAAATCATGATGCATTACGCGGTCCCTTTGGGGATGGCGGGAACCGTTGCCACGGCGTGGTTTCTTAACCGTTTTGGGCCTCGCGCCTTTCTTCGATTGTTTTGTATCGGTACTATTCTGCTTGGGGTTTACGCTGTTCGTCTGTCTTTAGCCGGTGTTGTTACTCTTTGGGAAGCTGGTGTTATTTTATCTGTTGATAATATCCTTATGGGAGGCATCAATGTATGGGGCTTCACATTAATGATGCGTGTCAGCGTTGGACGCAATTCGGGCACCGGATTTGCTGTGCTGAGCAGTCTGTTTATTCTGGTTCCACTCGTTGCTGCACCATTGACGGGAAAATTAGGTGATATCAGCGGATTCCCTTTCCTTTATACGTTGTTGACCGGTCTTATGGTTGTTGGCTTTATCATCGCAGAGACTGCGCTTTGGCTGTCGCGGAAAGGGGGGCAACATGCCGCTTTTGCAAAGGTTGTTGGGAGTCCTTTGGAGGAAGTGTCAAGAAGGTAG
- a CDS encoding TonB-dependent receptor — MRVVIWSFVFSVFIMGICPEAWAASGDEKTVSNDLILEPVVVKAEKRSEEAQNVPASITVLEQNDIREMGIADMSDLAEHVPNLEFHDFGSSRHGLLFLRGIKSLPGEGPGTGFNVDGVSYSKSYMFGFPLFDVDRIEVLRGAQGTLYGRNTTGGVINIYTAQPGNEFTSTIGTTFGNLGAKELRANVSGPLIEDKLFLGLYGLGDVEEGFMENDVDTGGDDGRSKEGKAGRVKLRYLPSEDWDMTLSLDAQHRDDGAFPCRRTERNAYVQGNIFPADDEYHYSHDFEGSQDVDFWGAGLDSKWTTALGTVQSITGYRGYDSSEWIDADFSPLDFMRKSYRQVDKDFSQEFRMMSPDGNGPLKWIAGLYLFHLDSETRVDNIFGADAPSPGMMVQFDTDRQNTGCALFGEGTYTLFSKLDLTLGLRGEYEHAEGDSTRTNVQADGTSTVVSGFDREEDYTALLPKLSLAWHFSEDVMTYAAVAKAHKNGGFNDASAPAGDEAYGEEESWLYEVGVKSFALDKRLMVNLSAFYTTIDSEQLPLFEVSVKQGYLANAGKSHRAGLELESRFKLTSSLTLSGNASWIDARFDEYEDEVLGVDYAGKQVFCVPEYSYEVALDYRDQVTVDWDLFGRVGVSGVGPQYFDNANTVKQEAYELVNMRLGARWKQLECSLWAKNLLDRQYVAFENTTAGLAEDGKPRTFGISVDYTF, encoded by the coding sequence ATGCGTGTAGTTATATGGAGTTTTGTATTTTCTGTTTTTATAATGGGGATTTGCCCAGAAGCGTGGGCCGCTTCTGGAGATGAAAAAACTGTCAGTAATGATCTGATTTTGGAGCCGGTTGTAGTCAAAGCGGAAAAACGGTCCGAAGAAGCTCAGAATGTGCCTGCCAGTATTACTGTTTTGGAGCAGAATGATATTCGGGAAATGGGCATCGCCGATATGAGTGATCTCGCCGAGCATGTACCCAATTTAGAATTTCATGATTTCGGGAGCAGCAGGCATGGACTACTTTTCTTGCGCGGTATCAAGAGCCTGCCTGGAGAAGGCCCCGGCACTGGATTCAATGTAGATGGCGTCAGTTATTCGAAGTCGTACATGTTTGGTTTTCCTCTTTTTGATGTGGATCGCATCGAGGTGCTCAGAGGGGCGCAAGGGACCTTGTACGGGCGAAATACAACCGGTGGCGTTATCAATATTTATACAGCCCAGCCAGGCAATGAATTTACGTCCACTATAGGAACCACGTTTGGCAATTTGGGAGCCAAGGAGTTGCGAGCCAACGTCAGTGGCCCCCTGATTGAAGACAAGCTCTTTCTGGGACTTTATGGGTTAGGTGACGTCGAAGAAGGCTTCATGGAAAATGATGTCGATACCGGCGGAGATGATGGCCGCAGCAAAGAAGGCAAGGCCGGGCGTGTGAAGTTGCGTTATTTGCCTTCCGAGGATTGGGACATGACGTTGTCTTTGGATGCCCAGCATCGTGACGACGGAGCTTTTCCTTGCCGACGGACCGAACGCAACGCCTATGTCCAAGGTAATATTTTCCCTGCTGATGACGAATATCACTATTCTCACGATTTTGAAGGCAGTCAGGATGTCGATTTTTGGGGTGCCGGCTTGGATTCGAAGTGGACAACGGCCCTTGGCACGGTTCAGTCAATCACTGGATACAGAGGCTACGACAGTTCCGAATGGATTGATGCTGATTTTTCTCCACTGGATTTCATGCGAAAGAGCTACCGTCAGGTGGACAAGGATTTTTCCCAAGAATTTCGCATGATGTCACCGGACGGGAACGGGCCATTGAAATGGATTGCCGGATTGTATCTTTTCCATCTGGATTCCGAAACTAGAGTGGACAATATCTTTGGCGCTGACGCGCCAAGTCCCGGAATGATGGTGCAATTTGATACGGATCGCCAGAATACCGGATGCGCGTTGTTTGGAGAAGGGACATATACGTTGTTTTCCAAATTGGATCTGACTTTAGGATTGCGTGGTGAATATGAGCATGCCGAAGGCGATTCTACGCGGACGAATGTTCAGGCGGATGGAACGTCAACGGTGGTTTCTGGTTTTGACCGGGAGGAAGATTATACTGCTTTGCTCCCCAAGTTGTCTCTTGCCTGGCATTTCTCCGAAGATGTCATGACATATGCTGCTGTGGCTAAGGCGCACAAGAATGGCGGGTTCAACGATGCGTCTGCTCCGGCTGGAGACGAAGCGTATGGCGAAGAAGAAAGTTGGCTGTATGAAGTCGGTGTGAAGTCATTTGCGCTTGATAAGCGTTTGATGGTCAACCTTTCGGCATTTTATACGACCATCGACAGCGAGCAACTTCCATTATTTGAGGTCTCGGTCAAACAGGGATATCTGGCGAACGCTGGTAAGTCCCATCGGGCTGGGCTTGAATTGGAGAGTCGTTTCAAACTGACCTCATCGTTGACATTGAGCGGAAATGCTTCATGGATTGATGCGCGTTTTGATGAGTACGAGGATGAGGTTCTTGGCGTGGATTATGCGGGTAAACAGGTTTTTTGTGTCCCGGAATACTCCTACGAAGTGGCGTTGGATTATCGAGATCAGGTCACTGTGGATTGGGATTTGTTTGGACGTGTCGGAGTGAGTGGCGTCGGACCTCAGTATTTTGACAACGCCAATACCGTCAAACAGGAAGCGTATGAACTGGTGAATATGCGCTTGGGTGCCCGGTGGAAACAATTGGAATGCAGCCTATGGGCCAAGAACCTGCTTGATCGTCAGTATGTGGCGTTTGAAAATACCACGGCAGGCTTGGCAGAAGATGGTAAGCCTCGGACTTTCGGAATCTCGGTGGATTATACCTTTTAA
- a CDS encoding AraC family transcriptional regulator gives MKIKIFTIGAFLLFSNADQVSSSSCSSTSVASSTLVRNFPTLNIEDKKEWFGRLWQEEQLSEGLFVSVFDASLSHDFSLEFGKDNALIDFGFFLEGTFVNTVNSLARGPVEFENRAGEYGVGYVSEMNGSFHLPARRKTRVIHLHVLPSTLGEMLGWNLERVSPCLLKVLENKRNSAFVHHRRQTALVQAVANELFYSIKKRSDIKMYIEGKVLELLALALTDSPGMSAVPSVCPRLRDVLHAVREELEKNYASPPTLSEISAQYHMPIATVQAGFKTLFGMSVFAFVKEYRLQRAKLFFAEGNMNVSQVAWDIGYTNLSHFSAAYKKRFGVLPKAYLKSLREHLHTF, from the coding sequence ATGAAAATCAAAATCTTTACAATAGGAGCCTTTCTTTTGTTTTCAAATGCCGACCAGGTTTCCAGCAGTTCGTGTTCTTCAACCAGCGTTGCGTCGTCCACGTTGGTGCGGAATTTTCCGACCTTGAATATTGAAGATAAAAAGGAATGGTTTGGTCGTTTGTGGCAGGAAGAACAATTGAGCGAAGGTTTATTTGTCAGTGTCTTTGACGCATCGTTGTCTCATGATTTTTCATTGGAGTTTGGCAAAGACAATGCCTTGATTGATTTTGGTTTTTTTTTGGAAGGAACATTTGTCAACACAGTGAATTCGTTGGCTCGAGGTCCCGTTGAATTCGAGAATCGAGCAGGGGAGTATGGCGTAGGGTACGTATCGGAAATGAATGGCTCGTTTCATTTGCCTGCCCGGAGGAAAACACGTGTCATACATTTGCATGTGTTGCCTTCCACTCTTGGAGAGATGCTTGGATGGAATTTGGAGCGAGTCTCACCCTGTTTGCTTAAGGTCTTGGAAAATAAAAGAAACAGTGCTTTTGTGCATCACCGTCGACAGACAGCTCTTGTGCAAGCGGTAGCCAATGAGTTGTTTTATAGCATTAAAAAACGTTCCGATATCAAGATGTATATAGAGGGAAAGGTCCTCGAACTGCTGGCGCTTGCTCTTACAGATTCACCAGGCATGAGCGCGGTGCCGTCTGTGTGCCCCCGGTTGCGGGATGTCTTGCATGCCGTTCGCGAAGAGCTGGAGAAAAATTACGCATCACCACCGACTCTTTCCGAGATTTCAGCGCAATATCATATGCCCATTGCAACCGTACAAGCTGGGTTCAAGACTCTTTTCGGTATGTCCGTCTTTGCCTTTGTCAAAGAGTATCGTCTGCAAAGAGCCAAGTTGTTTTTTGCCGAAGGAAATATGAATGTCAGTCAGGTGGCTTGGGATATCGGATACACCAATTTGAGTCATTTTTCCGCCGCGTATAAAAAGCGTTTTGGCGTATTGCCGAAAGCCTATCTTAAATCTCTTCGTGAACATCTCCATACTTTTTAG
- a CDS encoding outer membrane lipoprotein-sorting protein yields MKKVLFGVAVIMTLLLMASAAFATNTLDADTIVRKANHAALYLGETCKGRVTLTITDSQDRVRKRELNILRKDMPGGDQAQRYMTYFRSPADVRKMSFLVHKTVEPGQDDARWLYMPGLDLVKRIAAGDKRTSFAGSDFLYEDISGRNMHEDVHERQDNVDGYLVIKNTPKVPSSVEFSHYMAYIDRETFIPMKLEYFKGDMLYRVMDVLKVEKILSGDGEKEFPTVTESRFKNLETGSSTIMTFTNIRYDIPLKENIFGERYLRRPPREVMR; encoded by the coding sequence ATGAAAAAAGTCTTATTTGGAGTGGCGGTGATCATGACACTGCTTTTGATGGCAAGTGCTGCCTTTGCGACGAATACTCTGGATGCCGACACCATTGTCAGGAAGGCCAACCATGCGGCTCTTTATTTGGGAGAGACCTGCAAAGGGAGGGTTACTCTGACAATTACTGATAGTCAGGATCGTGTTCGCAAAAGAGAGTTGAATATCTTGAGAAAGGATATGCCAGGAGGCGATCAGGCTCAGAGGTATATGACCTATTTCAGGTCTCCGGCGGATGTCCGCAAAATGTCGTTTCTTGTGCACAAAACAGTGGAACCGGGGCAGGACGATGCCCGTTGGCTGTATATGCCGGGACTGGATCTGGTGAAAAGAATCGCTGCCGGTGACAAACGTACAAGTTTCGCAGGATCTGATTTCCTTTATGAGGATATATCCGGGCGCAACATGCATGAGGATGTGCACGAACGGCAGGACAATGTGGATGGGTATCTGGTGATCAAGAATACGCCCAAGGTCCCGTCGAGTGTCGAGTTCTCCCATTACATGGCGTATATTGATCGTGAAACGTTTATCCCCATGAAGTTGGAGTACTTCAAGGGCGACATGTTGTATCGCGTGATGGACGTCCTCAAGGTAGAAAAAATTCTTTCAGGTGACGGAGAAAAAGAGTTCCCCACCGTCACGGAATCTCGATTTAAAAATCTTGAAACCGGAAGTTCAACAATCATGACGTTTACCAATATTCGTTATGATATCCCTCTCAAGGAAAATATCTTCGGAGAACGTTACCTCAGGAGACCGCCCAGAGAGGTGATGCGATGA
- a CDS encoding MMPL family transporter has product MKRIKNSMVAFAVSHYKTTILMTFLVAVIAGSFFPQVQIDTDPEHMLPENEPSRLFHNQAKETFNLSEIVVLGIVNEKHPDGVFNPKTLSNIYELARYAKTLRWKSDDALGKSEGVISVDMISPSLVEHISQAEPGTVSFDWLMPHPPDTREEALRVRERIMSNPMLAGRLASADGEAICLYLPLTDKRLSYRVYNALNEKVATMGMDDEVHITGLPVAQDAIGVEMFTEMMVSSPLAMATIFLLLYFFFRKLSLTILPMIIATFSVVITMGFMIGLGFKVHIMSSMIPVFLMSIAVVDSIHILSEFFDSYTAEKGRNTTIREVLGTLFMPMLYTSLTSAAGFMSLALTPIPPVQVFGVFVGAGIMIAWLLTIMFVPAFIMALPKRAFANFGFAVKLEQNPSPLSKLLVRTGQVSFKHAKPLMLLFGVLLVISVWGISKIRINDNPVKWFAESHPIRKADTSLNKHFEGTYPAYLILEGEKGQTVTDKEQYEISRRFTAFSREVEGGNQSGRLADQLMKILRAKTSYAQGESFLDSAIALAAKRAEAAESDDDYFAFEEYRNFFSLEKERRKPFKQPEVLDYIVRLQDQLQSQGLVGKSVSSADVVSKINQEMIDGKNSNYRIPEKLQSVGECYMQYQQSHRPHDLWHFVTPDYSSACTVFQLASGDNKVMEAVETFVDGYFRSNPPPVELSHRWAGLTYINVAWQSQMVEGMLRSFVGSFGIVLLMTVFLFRSLKWGLLCMIPLTMTISLIYGFIGIIGKDYDMPVAVLGVLTLGMSVDFAIHFVERCRSIHSTTGSWEKTLPRMFGAPARAISRNVLVIAIGFLPLLISSLVPYQTTSMLLSAIMMLSGVLTLVAMPAIITIATRWFFPDEPARQQS; this is encoded by the coding sequence ATGAAACGAATCAAGAATTCAATGGTGGCTTTTGCTGTCAGCCATTACAAAACAACAATTCTGATGACGTTCCTTGTGGCTGTTATTGCGGGATCGTTTTTCCCTCAGGTGCAAATCGATACGGACCCGGAGCATATGCTGCCGGAAAACGAGCCGTCCAGATTGTTTCACAATCAGGCCAAAGAAACGTTTAATCTCTCTGAAATTGTTGTCCTCGGAATTGTGAATGAAAAGCATCCTGACGGAGTTTTCAATCCGAAAACCTTGAGTAATATTTATGAGCTTGCTCGATATGCGAAGACTCTGCGGTGGAAGTCTGATGACGCTTTAGGGAAAAGTGAAGGCGTCATCAGTGTTGACATGATTTCTCCGTCACTTGTGGAGCACATAAGTCAGGCCGAGCCGGGGACAGTTTCGTTTGATTGGCTCATGCCTCATCCTCCAGACACTCGCGAAGAAGCCTTACGTGTACGCGAACGAATAATGTCCAATCCGATGCTGGCGGGGCGGTTGGCCTCTGCTGATGGAGAAGCCATATGCCTGTACTTGCCGCTGACTGACAAGCGGTTGAGTTACAGAGTGTATAATGCGCTGAATGAAAAAGTCGCGACAATGGGTATGGATGATGAGGTCCATATCACGGGCCTTCCGGTGGCACAGGATGCCATTGGCGTTGAAATGTTCACGGAAATGATGGTGTCTTCCCCATTGGCCATGGCTACCATTTTTCTTCTTTTATATTTCTTTTTCAGAAAACTATCGTTGACTATTTTGCCCATGATTATTGCGACGTTTTCGGTCGTCATAACAATGGGATTTATGATCGGGCTTGGTTTTAAAGTCCATATTATGAGCTCCATGATACCGGTCTTTCTTATGTCGATTGCGGTAGTGGACTCTATTCATATTCTTTCGGAATTTTTTGACTCATACACAGCTGAAAAAGGACGTAATACGACAATACGAGAAGTGTTGGGAACGCTTTTTATGCCCATGCTTTATACGTCACTTACTTCGGCCGCCGGCTTCATGTCTTTGGCTCTGACCCCCATACCACCGGTGCAGGTTTTCGGTGTGTTCGTGGGAGCGGGGATTATGATTGCATGGCTGTTGACCATAATGTTTGTACCGGCGTTTATCATGGCACTTCCTAAAAGGGCCTTTGCTAATTTTGGCTTTGCCGTAAAATTGGAACAAAATCCCTCCCCCCTTTCCAAATTGCTTGTCCGTACTGGGCAGGTCTCTTTCAAACATGCAAAACCTCTCATGCTTTTGTTTGGAGTTCTTTTGGTGATTTCGGTGTGGGGTATCAGTAAAATCAGGATTAATGATAACCCTGTGAAATGGTTTGCTGAAAGCCACCCCATACGTAAAGCGGACACCTCTTTGAATAAGCATTTTGAGGGGACTTATCCCGCCTATCTCATACTTGAAGGCGAAAAAGGTCAGACAGTCACTGATAAAGAACAGTATGAAATCAGTCGTCGTTTTACCGCTTTCTCTCGCGAGGTCGAGGGGGGCAACCAGTCTGGCCGTTTGGCGGACCAGTTAATGAAAATACTGCGGGCGAAAACTTCCTATGCTCAGGGTGAGTCTTTTTTGGATTCGGCCATCGCGCTTGCTGCAAAGCGTGCCGAAGCGGCGGAGTCTGATGACGATTATTTTGCCTTTGAGGAATACCGCAATTTCTTCAGCCTTGAAAAAGAAAGGAGGAAGCCTTTTAAACAGCCGGAGGTACTCGACTATATTGTCCGCTTGCAGGATCAGCTTCAAAGTCAAGGACTGGTCGGGAAAAGTGTTTCTTCCGCAGACGTGGTCAGCAAGATTAATCAGGAAATGATCGACGGTAAGAATTCCAATTATCGTATCCCGGAAAAATTACAAAGCGTTGGTGAATGCTACATGCAGTACCAGCAGAGCCATCGTCCACATGATCTGTGGCATTTTGTAACGCCAGATTACTCCAGTGCCTGCACGGTTTTCCAACTCGCAAGCGGTGACAATAAGGTGATGGAGGCCGTTGAGACGTTTGTTGACGGGTACTTCAGAAGTAATCCACCGCCAGTTGAATTGTCCCACCGATGGGCTGGGCTTACCTACATCAATGTCGCCTGGCAGAGCCAGATGGTTGAGGGTATGTTGCGTTCATTTGTCGGCAGCTTCGGCATTGTTCTTCTTATGACCGTCTTTTTATTCCGTTCTTTGAAGTGGGGGTTGTTGTGCATGATTCCGCTGACCATGACCATCTCACTCATTTATGGATTTATCGGCATCATCGGCAAAGATTATGACATGCCCGTGGCTGTTCTCGGTGTGCTGACACTTGGCATGTCCGTTGACTTTGCGATTCATTTTGTGGAGCGATGCCGTTCCATTCACTCAACGACTGGCTCATGGGAAAAAACATTGCCTCGCATGTTTGGTGCTCCTGCAAGAGCCATCAGTCGAAATGTGCTTGTCATTGCCATTGGCTTCTTGCCTTTGTTGATCTCATCCCTTGTCCCTTATCAGACAACAAGCATGCTTCTGTCGGCCATAATGATGCTCTCAGGTGTGCTGACCCTTGTCGCCATGCCCGCCATAATAACGATTGCAACACGATGGTTTTTCCCTGACGAGCCAGCACGGCAACAGTCATGA
- a CDS encoding TetR/AcrR family transcriptional regulator — translation MITKAPFSDFDYQCFCRDRYTDAFTQSQAKSPIRQFTPNESFFQYKQTITVIVTVKSIEIYIMSHQVWTNNTPTIIRIDMKTMSKKQLDIILAASIEFERHGFSGTSMEKIATEAEVSKRTLYKYYGSKEAVFSAIIQHLQQSAILEQCPQYRPEVPLREQLVEVIYTMLLHLNEEEHIRLARIIISEVGRKPELSDILSDTVDFTSNAPFEWIRSAIDDGSLRQVDPTKALTHLTGLIKSTGLWPQIIFYAPPLNRTEMRDYSAEYADFFLSYYQN, via the coding sequence TTGATCACCAAAGCCCCCTTCAGTGATTTTGATTATCAATGCTTCTGCAGGGACAGGTATACGGACGCGTTTACTCAAAGTCAAGCAAAAAGCCCCATCCGTCAGTTCACGCCAAACGAATCATTTTTCCAATATAAACAAACTATTACTGTAATAGTCACGGTAAAATCCATAGAAATATACATTATGTCGCATCAAGTCTGGACGAATAATACGCCGACCATTATAAGGATTGATATGAAAACAATGAGCAAAAAACAGTTGGATATTATCCTTGCAGCAAGCATTGAATTCGAAAGACACGGGTTTTCCGGCACAAGTATGGAAAAAATTGCAACTGAAGCCGAAGTGTCCAAAAGAACACTGTACAAGTATTACGGAAGCAAAGAAGCCGTCTTTTCAGCTATAATACAACACCTCCAGCAAAGCGCCATATTGGAGCAATGTCCTCAGTACCGGCCAGAAGTCCCTCTCAGAGAACAGCTTGTAGAAGTCATTTACACCATGCTTCTCCACCTGAACGAAGAAGAACACATTCGGCTTGCCCGAATAATAATTTCGGAAGTGGGCAGAAAACCAGAACTCAGTGACATTCTTTCCGACACTGTCGATTTTACAAGCAACGCACCATTTGAATGGATACGCTCGGCTATTGATGATGGCAGCCTGCGTCAGGTCGACCCAACAAAAGCACTGACACATCTGACCGGTCTGATAAAATCAACTGGCTTATGGCCACAAATCATCTTCTATGCCCCACCCTTAAACAGAACAGAGATGCGGGATTATTCAGCAGAATACGCCGACTTTTTCTTGAGTTATTACCAGAATTAA
- a CDS encoding MarR family transcriptional regulator: MNKNHFFIDNVWSPYDASCMNPIIEKYMMLVEKISNTTKTFKTFDTNVNIYRSEIHIIQLIGDREGMHISEISRLIGVTKGTVSQIVKRLEKKGLAEKHIDKDNNTRQLVNLTDKGIIAYNAHVNFHMHQHKKMEIFLQSLTPENRIVLNSFLEKAYDMIEDHL; the protein is encoded by the coding sequence ATGAATAAAAACCATTTTTTTATTGACAACGTATGGAGTCCATACGATGCTTCTTGCATGAATCCCATAATCGAAAAATACATGATGCTGGTTGAAAAAATTTCAAATACGACAAAAACATTCAAAACCTTTGACACGAATGTGAATATATACCGTAGCGAAATCCATATTATTCAATTAATCGGTGACCGTGAAGGAATGCACATTTCGGAAATATCCCGACTGATCGGTGTAACCAAGGGGACAGTCTCACAAATAGTAAAACGGCTGGAGAAAAAAGGATTGGCTGAAAAACACATAGATAAAGACAATAACACCCGCCAGCTCGTCAACTTAACTGACAAAGGAATTATTGCATATAATGCCCACGTCAATTTCCATATGCACCAACACAAAAAGATGGAAATTTTCTTGCAATCATTAACACCTGAAAACCGAATAGTTTTGAATAGCTTTCTTGAGAAGGCCTACGATATGATCGAAGATCATTTGTAA
- a CDS encoding MFS transporter translates to MIKNEKRIIWIAALIQLVNLIDFMMVMPLGPDISKDLPITNSDIGLICGCYTLAVGLSGIICAKFLDKFDRKKVALVTVFGLSIATLSTTLCWNLPTMIGARIIAGLFGGPAAAIAFSIVCDVVPPERRGKAMAIIMGTFSISSIAAIPFGLELAEKGSWRTPFYAISLLGFIAFWLVSQFTPSMKGHLKGIKQPISLFKILSNTKYMLAFFMMTTAMISSYAIIPNISAYFQLNLDYPRSSLGFLYLVGGIFSLILIQIGGRASDKIGPIPTNIVGTILLVLFLYDGFMHQPQSSLLIVFIMFMGMVCFRNISATTEASKLPKPYERAAFMSLFSSMQHLGNGIGALLSSVILTTGPHGNLINMRWVALLAIGMALFQPLVLILIRQSNSSQGKAVIA, encoded by the coding sequence ATGATAAAAAATGAAAAACGAATTATCTGGATTGCGGCACTCATCCAACTCGTCAACCTTATTGACTTCATGATGGTTATGCCATTGGGACCGGACATATCAAAAGACTTACCGATAACAAACTCCGACATAGGCCTTATCTGCGGATGCTATACTCTGGCCGTTGGCTTATCGGGTATAATCTGCGCAAAATTTCTTGATAAATTTGATCGAAAAAAAGTTGCTCTTGTGACTGTTTTCGGCCTCTCCATTGCCACACTCAGCACGACTCTTTGCTGGAATTTACCAACAATGATCGGTGCTCGAATTATTGCAGGACTATTCGGTGGGCCTGCTGCGGCTATTGCTTTTTCCATCGTTTGCGATGTGGTCCCCCCAGAAAGACGGGGCAAGGCAATGGCCATTATTATGGGAACTTTTTCAATATCATCCATCGCCGCCATTCCGTTTGGATTGGAATTGGCTGAAAAAGGCTCCTGGAGAACACCTTTCTATGCCATTTCCCTCCTCGGCTTCATTGCATTTTGGCTTGTTAGTCAATTTACCCCTTCCATGAAAGGACACTTAAAAGGAATCAAGCAGCCAATTTCTCTTTTTAAGATACTTTCCAATACCAAGTACATGTTGGCTTTTTTCATGATGACAACAGCCATGATCTCATCATACGCAATCATTCCAAACATTTCTGCCTACTTTCAACTCAATCTCGATTACCCTCGGTCTTCACTTGGATTTTTATATCTTGTGGGTGGAATTTTCAGCCTTATTTTGATCCAAATCGGAGGGAGGGCTTCAGACAAAATCGGTCCGATCCCAACAAATATCGTGGGAACCATTCTGCTGGTACTTTTTCTCTATGACGGTTTTATGCATCAACCACAGTCCTCCCTTTTAATTGTTTTTATCATGTTTATGGGAATGGTATGCTTTAGAAATATTTCAGCAACGACTGAAGCCTCCAAGCTTCCAAAGCCCTATGAACGCGCTGCTTTTATGTCCCTTTTCTCCTCCATGCAACATTTAGGAAACGGAATTGGAGCATTGTTATCTTCGGTAATCCTGACGACTGGCCCTCATGGGAATTTAATCAACATGAGATGGGTTGCCCTCCTTGCAATAGGAATGGCTTTATTCCAACCTCTCGTTCTTATACTAATACGTCAATCAAATAGTTCCCAAGGAAAAGCAGTAATAGCGTAA